A single Tuberibacillus sp. Marseille-P3662 DNA region contains:
- the accD gene encoding acetyl-CoA carboxylase, carboxyltransferase subunit beta, with product MLNNFFNKKRKYATVPSEQLKQEVPEGIMQKCPECKKIMYAKELKKHLYVCQSCGYHYQMTAPDRIESLIDEGTFEEFDEGMVSDNPLHFPGYEEKLEKDRQKTSLNEAVVTGQGKLNGLDFVIAVMDSRFRMGSMGSVIGEKITRAIETAKQRQLPMVIFVASGGARMQEGVLSLMQMAKTSTELKDFSDQGGLFITVMTHPTTGGVTASFASLGDYNFSEPGALIGFAGRRIIEQTIREDLPEDFQTAEFLLKHGQLDSVLHRSKLRETLTLVLSAHAEGGEEQWLQN from the coding sequence TTGCTAAATAATTTTTTTAACAAGAAAAGAAAGTATGCAACGGTTCCTTCTGAGCAGTTAAAGCAAGAAGTTCCGGAAGGGATTATGCAGAAATGTCCGGAATGCAAAAAAATAATGTATGCAAAGGAACTTAAGAAACATCTTTATGTTTGTCAGTCGTGTGGTTATCATTATCAAATGACAGCTCCAGATCGAATTGAAAGTCTGATTGATGAAGGAACTTTTGAGGAATTCGATGAAGGTATGGTGTCGGATAATCCACTTCATTTTCCAGGATATGAGGAGAAATTAGAAAAGGATCGCCAAAAAACCTCTTTGAATGAGGCCGTTGTGACCGGCCAAGGAAAGTTAAATGGACTGGATTTTGTCATAGCTGTCATGGATTCTCGTTTTCGTATGGGAAGCATGGGATCGGTAATTGGTGAAAAAATTACCCGGGCGATTGAAACGGCCAAGCAAAGGCAGTTACCGATGGTTATATTTGTAGCCTCCGGTGGAGCACGCATGCAAGAAGGCGTTCTAAGCCTGATGCAAATGGCAAAAACAAGTACGGAACTTAAAGATTTCAGCGATCAAGGCGGTTTGTTCATTACAGTTATGACCCATCCGACAACTGGTGGTGTCACGGCAAGCTTTGCATCCCTCGGTGATTATAACTTTTCGGAGCCGGGTGCCTTAATTGGATTTGCGGGTCGGCGGATCATCGAACAAACCATTCGCGAAGATCTTCCGGAAGACTTTCAGACTGCGGAATTTCTCTTAAAACATGGTCAGTTGGACAGTGTCTTGCATCGCAGTAAATTAAGAGAGACCTTAACGCTAGTCTTGTCGGCTCATGCCGAAGGAGGTGAAGAACAATGGCTTCAGAATTAG
- the pfkA gene encoding 6-phosphofructokinase has product MKKIGVLTSGGDAPGMNAAIRSVVRKGIFHDVEVYGIYQGYSGLIFGNIHKMELGSVGDIIHRGGTILHSARSDDFKTYDGQMKGIEQLKQFGIEALVVIGGDGSFKGAEKLTEHGFPTIGIPGTIDNDIPGTDFTVGFDTALNTVIDAIDKIRDTASSHERTFIIEAMGRDAGDIALWSGLADGAETILIPEEDYDMDNIIHRLRRGNHRGKRHSIIVVAEGAGSASDVAADLKENAGIDTRVTVLGHIQRGGSPTAYDRVLASRLGGKALDLLLEGEAGKMVGIENNEIVSHNIQSILTGQHKIDPQLIRLAHELSI; this is encoded by the coding sequence ATGAAGAAAATAGGTGTACTAACGAGCGGTGGTGACGCTCCTGGAATGAACGCAGCTATACGCTCGGTGGTGCGAAAAGGAATTTTTCATGATGTTGAAGTCTATGGTATTTATCAAGGGTATTCAGGATTGATTTTCGGCAATATTCACAAGATGGAATTGGGCAGCGTTGGTGATATTATTCACCGTGGCGGGACAATTTTACATAGTGCCCGTAGTGATGACTTTAAAACGTATGACGGACAAATGAAAGGCATTGAACAGCTAAAGCAATTTGGCATTGAAGCCCTTGTTGTTATCGGGGGTGATGGGTCATTTAAAGGTGCAGAGAAATTAACGGAGCATGGGTTTCCGACTATTGGTATTCCAGGAACGATCGATAACGATATTCCTGGGACAGATTTCACTGTTGGCTTTGATACGGCTCTTAACACAGTGATTGATGCCATTGATAAAATTCGTGATACGGCTTCATCACATGAACGAACATTTATCATCGAAGCAATGGGGCGCGATGCCGGCGACATTGCTTTATGGTCTGGCCTCGCTGATGGGGCAGAAACGATTCTTATTCCTGAAGAGGACTATGATATGGATAACATCATTCATCGGCTTAGACGTGGTAATCATCGCGGAAAGCGCCATAGCATCATTGTTGTTGCTGAAGGTGCGGGCAGTGCTAGTGATGTTGCCGCTGATTTGAAAGAAAATGCAGGCATTGATACGAGAGTTACTGTACTGGGACATATCCAACGCGGAGGCTCACCAACAGCTTATGATCGTGTTCTTGCCAGCCGGCTAGGTGGAAAAGCGCTTGATTTGTTATTAGAAGGCGAAGCGGGCAAAATGGTAGGTATTGAGAATAATGAGATTGTTTCACACAATATCCAGAGCATTTTAACAGGTCAACATAAAATTGATCCACAATTAATCCGTCTCGCTCATGAATTATCAATTTAA
- the accA gene encoding acetyl-CoA carboxylase carboxyl transferase subunit alpha, translating to MASELDFEKPINELKSKISELKTFMQEKDVDLSDELERLQIRLADLEAEVYDNMSPWNRVQVARHMQRPTTLDYLPYLFTDFLEVHGDRLYGDDEAIVAGIAKYYGRPVTVIGEQRGRDTKENVRRNFGMPHPEGYRKALRLMKQAEKFRRPIITFIDTKGAFPGKTAEERGQGEAIARNLLEMSGFTVPIVCIVIGEGASGGALAIGVGDRLLMLENSWYSVISPEGAAALLWKDAGQAERAADTMKITGPDLKDMGVIDQLIPEVRGGAHHNIDEQAANIDHALSEALLDLSHLSQHELVQSRREKYRQIGEYITEIGDTSQR from the coding sequence ATGGCTTCAGAATTAGACTTTGAAAAACCGATCAATGAACTTAAAAGTAAAATTAGTGAATTGAAAACATTTATGCAAGAAAAAGATGTTGATTTATCTGATGAACTTGAACGTCTGCAGATCCGATTAGCCGATTTGGAAGCGGAAGTCTATGACAATATGTCACCCTGGAATCGTGTTCAAGTCGCCCGGCATATGCAGCGTCCGACGACACTAGATTATCTGCCCTATTTATTTACGGACTTTTTAGAGGTTCACGGTGATCGATTGTATGGTGATGATGAAGCCATTGTTGCCGGAATTGCTAAATATTATGGGCGTCCAGTGACAGTGATTGGTGAACAGCGCGGTCGTGATACCAAAGAAAACGTACGGCGTAATTTTGGTATGCCGCATCCTGAGGGATATCGGAAGGCACTTCGGCTTATGAAACAAGCGGAGAAGTTTCGTCGTCCGATCATTACATTTATTGATACTAAAGGCGCTTTTCCTGGAAAAACGGCCGAAGAACGTGGCCAGGGAGAAGCAATTGCCCGTAATTTGCTGGAAATGTCCGGATTTACTGTACCGATTGTTTGCATCGTCATAGGTGAAGGTGCAAGCGGCGGTGCCTTAGCCATAGGTGTCGGTGACCGCTTATTAATGCTTGAGAACTCATGGTATTCTGTTATATCACCTGAAGGCGCAGCGGCACTTTTATGGAAAGATGCTGGACAGGCGGAACGGGCGGCCGATACGATGAAAATCACCGGCCCAGATTTGAAAGATATGGGTGTTATTGATCAACTGATTCCCGAAGTGCGTGGCGGTGCCCATCATAACATAGATGAGCAGGCAGCCAATATTGATCATGCTCTTTCTGAAGCTTTGTTAGACCTTAGTCATTTAAGCCAACACGAGTTAGTGCAGTCAAGAAGAGAAAAATACCGCCAAATCGGTGAATATATCACTGAAATCGGTGACACTAGCCAGAGATGA
- a CDS encoding FxsA family protein: MLRKPLFLLFIIVPAIELTLIILSGKYVGIPLTFLIIVLTGIIGGWLAKKEGAATLAKIKEELAMGRMPGQHILEGLCVLIGGILLLTPGFLTDLTGFSLLLSPIRRMGVSWLQTWLRRQAENGNFIFFYRR; this comes from the coding sequence ATGTTACGTAAGCCATTATTTCTTTTGTTTATCATCGTTCCGGCCATTGAATTGACTTTAATTATTTTATCTGGAAAATATGTTGGGATTCCACTAACCTTTTTAATCATTGTGTTGACAGGAATTATTGGTGGATGGCTTGCTAAGAAGGAAGGAGCGGCAACGCTCGCAAAGATTAAGGAAGAGTTGGCCATGGGGCGTATGCCGGGTCAGCATATTCTTGAAGGTTTATGTGTGCTTATCGGCGGGATTTTGTTATTGACGCCAGGTTTTTTAACAGACCTAACCGGCTTTTCACTCTTGTTGTCACCGATTAGGAGAATGGGTGTAAGCTGGCTGCAAACATGGTTGAGACGTCAAGCAGAGAACGGGAACTTTATTTTTTTCTATCGGCGATAA
- the pyk gene encoding pyruvate kinase — protein MRKTKIVCTIGPASESTETLTELIHSGMNVARMNFSHGDYDEHGQRIESLRQAVQQTGQNVGVLLDTKGPEIRTGNMAEEPVNLERGQKLTVSTYEVLGTNEQISVTYEGLHEDVYEGGKILLDDGLIELEVQSIQGKDIITEVLNSGELKSKKGVNVPNVSVNLPGITDKDANDIVFGIEQGIDFIAASFVRRASDVLDIRELLEKHGAEDIQIIPKIENREGVDNIDDILEVSDGLMVARGDLGVEIPAEEVPLVQKQLIKKCNESGKPVITATQMLDSMQRNPRPTRAESSDVANAIFDGTDAIMLSGETAAGDYPDKAVQTMDKIAERTEQALDYRDLMRSRSSESDTTITDAIGQAVSHTALNLNVSSIITATVSGHTARVVSKYRPKANIVAVTSTEKSLRRLTLVWGVYPCMGKIASSTDEMLDVAVHEAVQSEMVDHGDLVVITAGVPVGKVGTTNLMKVHIVGETMAKGQGIGKSSTTAEVFVADGNDRALEQMPDGAILVAKSTDREMMDTIQRASAIVTEVGGLTSHAAVVGLNLNIPVIVGVNNATTLFKNGQVITVNAPGGDIYDGHAKVL, from the coding sequence ATGCGAAAAACAAAAATTGTTTGTACGATTGGACCTGCTAGTGAATCAACTGAGACCTTAACAGAGCTTATTCATTCCGGGATGAATGTGGCTCGTATGAATTTTTCTCATGGTGATTATGATGAGCATGGCCAGCGGATTGAAAGTCTTCGTCAAGCCGTCCAACAAACGGGCCAAAATGTGGGCGTTCTTTTAGATACTAAGGGGCCTGAAATTCGGACAGGTAATATGGCTGAGGAGCCTGTCAACCTTGAACGTGGTCAGAAATTAACGGTTTCCACTTATGAAGTTCTCGGCACCAATGAACAAATCTCTGTTACATATGAAGGTTTGCATGAGGACGTATATGAAGGGGGAAAGATCCTTCTAGATGATGGTTTAATTGAACTTGAGGTTCAATCAATTCAAGGAAAAGATATTATTACTGAAGTGTTAAATAGTGGTGAACTTAAAAGCAAGAAGGGTGTTAACGTTCCGAATGTCAGTGTAAATTTGCCGGGCATTACAGATAAAGATGCGAATGATATTGTCTTCGGGATTGAACAAGGCATTGATTTCATTGCTGCTTCTTTTGTTCGCCGGGCCTCCGATGTCCTTGATATTCGTGAATTGCTTGAAAAACACGGTGCAGAGGATATCCAAATTATACCAAAAATTGAGAACCGTGAAGGTGTGGACAATATTGATGACATCTTAGAGGTTTCCGATGGTTTAATGGTGGCCCGTGGTGACCTTGGTGTTGAAATTCCGGCCGAAGAAGTGCCGCTTGTTCAAAAACAGCTTATTAAAAAATGCAACGAATCTGGAAAACCAGTCATTACAGCAACGCAAATGCTGGATTCGATGCAACGGAATCCACGGCCTACACGCGCTGAATCCAGCGACGTGGCGAATGCGATTTTTGATGGTACGGATGCCATTATGCTTTCTGGGGAAACAGCTGCAGGTGACTACCCGGATAAAGCGGTACAAACCATGGACAAAATTGCAGAAAGAACCGAACAAGCATTGGATTATCGCGATTTAATGCGAAGCAGGAGTTCGGAAAGTGATACGACAATAACGGATGCAATTGGACAAGCCGTTTCACATACTGCCTTAAATCTGAATGTCTCATCAATCATAACAGCCACTGTAAGTGGTCATACAGCGAGAGTCGTATCTAAATATCGTCCAAAGGCCAATATTGTGGCTGTAACGAGCACAGAAAAGTCACTCCGGCGTCTAACATTAGTTTGGGGTGTTTATCCATGTATGGGTAAAATCGCCTCCTCTACCGATGAGATGTTGGATGTAGCCGTCCATGAAGCGGTTCAATCAGAGATGGTGGATCATGGTGATCTTGTTGTTATTACGGCTGGTGTCCCTGTCGGTAAAGTTGGTACGACGAATCTTATGAAGGTTCACATCGTGGGTGAAACAATGGCCAAAGGTCAAGGCATTGGAAAATCATCGACCACGGCTGAAGTCTTTGTTGCTGACGGGAATGATAGAGCGCTAGAGCAAATGCCTGACGGTGCGATTTTAGTCGCCAAATCAACCGACCGTGAGATGATGGATACGATTCAACGTGCGAGTGCCATTGTCACTGAAGTTGGTGGCTTAACGTCACATGCGGCGGTTGTCGGACTTAACCTTAATATCCCAGTCATTGTGGGCGTAAACAACGCCACAACTTTATTTAAAAATGGACAAGTGATTACTGTTAATGCTCCAGGCGGGGACATTTATGACGGTCATGCCAAAGTTTTATAA
- a CDS encoding NAD(P)-dependent malic enzyme, translating to MSTTREEALHIHRINKGKLESHSKVPVRNAKDLSLAYSPGVAEPCKEIYDNKEKVYEYTMKGNTVGVVSNGTAVLGLGNIGPEAALPVMEGKAVLFKSFAGVDAFPICLQSSDVDQIVNSVKGLAPTFGGINLEDIAAPDCFIIEERLKKETDIPVFHDDQHGTAIVTAAGLVNALKLSHKRMSEIKVLINGAGSAGVAIIKLLHRFGVQDIIMCDSKGAIYEGRDYGMNEMKDEISKFTNRSKKEGELKNVVKDMDVFIGVSVEGALDKEMVESMNDDPIIFAMANPVPEIMPDDAKVSGAKVIGTGRSDFPNQINNVLAFPGIFRGALDVHATHINEEMKEAAVYAIANLVTEGELNADYVIPAPFNPQVAPAVAAEVAKAAMETGVARRNIDPEDIKQKTQEVAIIDKGE from the coding sequence GTGTCAACAACTCGTGAAGAAGCCCTACATATTCATCGTATTAATAAAGGTAAACTTGAGTCTCATTCCAAAGTTCCGGTGCGGAATGCCAAGGATTTAAGTTTGGCTTATTCCCCTGGTGTCGCTGAACCTTGTAAAGAAATATATGATAATAAAGAAAAAGTATACGAATACACAATGAAGGGGAATACCGTCGGTGTTGTTTCGAATGGAACGGCGGTTCTTGGTCTTGGGAATATCGGGCCGGAGGCAGCGCTTCCAGTTATGGAAGGTAAAGCTGTACTTTTCAAAAGTTTTGCGGGTGTTGATGCTTTCCCGATATGTCTTCAGTCATCGGACGTTGATCAAATTGTTAATTCTGTCAAAGGATTAGCACCGACATTTGGCGGAATCAATTTAGAAGATATTGCTGCTCCTGATTGCTTTATCATTGAAGAGCGGTTGAAAAAGGAAACCGATATCCCTGTATTCCATGATGATCAGCACGGAACAGCGATTGTGACGGCAGCGGGTCTCGTCAATGCTTTGAAGTTAAGCCATAAACGCATGAGTGAAATTAAAGTTTTGATTAACGGGGCTGGCTCAGCTGGTGTCGCGATTATCAAATTATTACACCGCTTTGGTGTCCAAGATATTATCATGTGTGACTCTAAAGGTGCGATTTATGAAGGTCGTGACTATGGAATGAATGAAATGAAAGACGAAATCTCCAAATTCACGAATCGCTCTAAAAAAGAAGGCGAACTGAAAAATGTTGTCAAAGACATGGACGTATTTATCGGTGTATCGGTTGAAGGCGCATTGGATAAAGAAATGGTTGAGTCGATGAATGATGATCCTATCATTTTTGCCATGGCCAACCCTGTACCGGAAATTATGCCTGATGATGCGAAGGTTTCTGGCGCCAAAGTTATTGGTACAGGAAGGTCAGATTTCCCAAATCAGATTAATAATGTTTTAGCTTTTCCCGGAATTTTCCGTGGTGCATTAGATGTCCATGCGACACATATCAATGAAGAGATGAAGGAAGCAGCTGTATACGCAATCGCTAATCTTGTGACTGAGGGTGAACTTAATGCCGATTATGTCATTCCAGCACCATTTAACCCGCAAGTCGCTCCAGCTGTTGCGGCGGAAGTAGCTAAAGCAGCTATGGAAACGGGTGTCGCTAGACGCAATATCGATCCTGAAGATATTAAACAAAAGACCCAGGAAGTTGCCATAATCGATAAAGGCGAATAA
- a CDS encoding YtrH family sporulation protein — MDFRQFAELAIAYFFIALGVMIGGCLIGTIAFFMTSQPPLTEMSKLAGKLKIWAIVAAIGGTFDTIRELEQGFLDGTPLEVVKHILLITCAMSGAHTGMIIIQWFTQEVAQ; from the coding sequence ATGGATTTTCGACAATTTGCTGAGCTTGCAATCGCTTATTTTTTTATTGCCTTAGGTGTGATGATTGGGGGCTGTTTAATAGGCACTATCGCTTTTTTCATGACCAGTCAACCGCCATTAACTGAAATGAGTAAACTTGCCGGTAAGCTCAAAATCTGGGCGATCGTCGCTGCCATCGGTGGCACTTTTGACACGATCCGTGAGCTTGAACAAGGTTTTCTCGACGGGACGCCGCTTGAAGTCGTTAAACATATCCTCTTAATAACTTGTGCCATGTCTGGGGCCCATACCGGCATGATCATCATCCAATGGTTTACTCAGGAGGTTGCTCAATAA
- the dnaE gene encoding DNA polymerase III subunit alpha codes for MSFIHLHVHTEYSLLESSCRIEDLVQAASHAGCEALAITDTNVMYGVIPFYKTCVKYGVKPIVGMEINLQEDASLVLLAKNQTGYHNLVHLSTLAQTRDENGIDRDTLAKYSQGLIALSSGPHGDIAKLLQNGQREQAYQLANDYKQTFKDGFYLELQDHGLPHEKELINSLFQMAHDCSLPIVATNNVHYLKPSDADAFYALQAIKTGQTLSEVKQHSAPAVYDFKSDVEMHERFQDIPEAVANTKAIADACDVTFNFNQYRLPEFPTPSGKTAVDYLREQCDIGLAKHYGESRTDARERLDYELSVINKMGFADYFLIVWDFIQFARSQGIDPGPGRGSAAGSIVAYVLGITEIDPLKYHLLFERFLNPERVTMPDIDIDFPDTKRDVVIDYVFKKYGNGHVAQIVTFGTLAARAAVRDIGKVMEVDPNHIDRAAKLIPGRPGMTLKEAVSGSDDLKQLIRQNDDLKQVFRMAKAVEGVPRHTSIHAAGIIMSQVALTDLVPMQTTSDGHYLTQYSMGHLEDLGLLKMDFLGLRNLTLIETILASIQEYTGESIDLSRIEADDESTLRLLSQGDTTGVFQLESKGMRDVLRKLRPSHFEDVIAVNALYRPGPSQFINDYIQAKHGHVSVSYPHPDLEPILKPTYGVLIYQEQIMQIAAKMAGFSLGEADVLRRAISKKKRDILEEQKKYFVEGCIKKGYNQAIAERIYELIVRFADYGFNRSHAAAYSVIAYRLAYLKTHYPQYFMSALLTSVMNHHDKISSYITEFKSQGVAILPPSINRSEAMFKPEGSHIRFGLNGIKNVGQAAVQELIGKRQSKPYDNLFDLCARISLKKVNRRALESFILAGALDDLNTNRAQLLATLETAMTYGEQRQGAAGQQELLMDSDHSDVDYVDVPPLSSKEQLKFEKEATGFYLTMHPVELYKKQMAGHRRETLNQTWQTGQVYRFAVLLEELRQIKTKRGKMMAFANVSDETGQMDAVIFPESYESHVNIFYNGALLYIEGTLEDRGQQKQLVIKKAQSLKKLQPSQRLFIKVDYAHHESRYLQALKEFLQKEHGKWPVVLYYETSNQSIQLPAQYQVSEAQASLDYIKRLMGNHNVILR; via the coding sequence ATGAGCTTTATTCATTTGCACGTTCATACGGAATACAGTCTACTTGAGAGTAGCTGTCGCATTGAAGATTTGGTTCAAGCAGCGAGCCATGCTGGCTGCGAGGCCTTAGCAATTACTGATACCAACGTGATGTATGGTGTCATCCCGTTCTATAAAACCTGTGTGAAATACGGCGTTAAGCCCATCGTCGGTATGGAAATCAATTTACAGGAGGATGCCTCCCTCGTTTTGCTCGCTAAAAATCAAACAGGGTATCATAATCTTGTTCATTTGAGCACCTTAGCTCAAACAAGGGATGAGAACGGCATCGATCGGGATACGCTTGCTAAGTATAGTCAGGGTCTGATAGCGTTATCATCAGGGCCTCATGGGGATATTGCCAAGCTGCTTCAAAATGGACAGCGTGAACAAGCCTATCAGCTTGCAAATGATTACAAACAAACGTTTAAAGACGGTTTCTATTTGGAACTACAGGATCATGGACTTCCCCATGAAAAAGAACTGATTAACAGCCTGTTCCAAATGGCTCACGATTGTTCGCTTCCTATTGTTGCAACGAATAATGTCCATTACCTTAAACCATCTGATGCGGATGCATTTTATGCGCTTCAAGCAATTAAAACTGGACAAACGTTGTCAGAAGTGAAGCAGCATTCTGCTCCGGCGGTATACGATTTTAAATCGGATGTAGAAATGCACGAACGATTTCAAGATATACCTGAAGCGGTTGCTAATACAAAAGCAATTGCTGATGCTTGTGACGTGACGTTTAATTTTAACCAGTATCGTCTACCAGAATTTCCTACACCGTCTGGAAAAACAGCGGTTGACTATCTTAGAGAACAATGTGATATCGGGTTGGCTAAACATTATGGCGAGAGTCGAACTGATGCTAGAGAACGGCTTGATTATGAGTTAAGTGTGATCAACAAAATGGGCTTTGCTGATTATTTTCTTATCGTTTGGGATTTTATTCAATTTGCCCGCAGCCAAGGGATTGATCCTGGACCAGGGCGTGGTTCAGCGGCAGGGTCGATTGTAGCCTATGTGTTAGGCATTACCGAGATTGATCCGCTTAAATACCATCTTCTATTTGAACGATTCCTGAATCCGGAACGTGTGACGATGCCAGATATTGATATCGACTTTCCTGATACGAAGCGTGATGTTGTTATAGATTATGTCTTTAAAAAGTATGGAAACGGGCATGTTGCGCAAATTGTAACATTTGGGACGTTAGCCGCCCGTGCGGCTGTTCGTGATATTGGTAAAGTGATGGAGGTTGACCCGAATCACATTGACCGTGCGGCTAAGTTGATTCCAGGCCGGCCTGGAATGACCTTGAAGGAAGCAGTCAGTGGGTCCGATGACCTTAAGCAACTGATCCGGCAGAATGATGACCTTAAGCAAGTGTTCCGGATGGCAAAGGCTGTTGAAGGTGTACCCAGACACACGTCCATTCATGCTGCGGGCATCATCATGAGTCAAGTAGCGTTGACCGACCTTGTTCCGATGCAGACAACATCTGATGGTCACTATTTAACGCAATACTCAATGGGCCATTTAGAGGACCTAGGATTGTTGAAAATGGATTTTTTAGGTCTGCGGAATTTAACCTTAATTGAAACGATATTAGCTTCTATCCAAGAATATACCGGCGAATCGATAGATCTGAGTCGTATAGAGGCGGACGATGAATCCACGCTTAGACTTTTAAGCCAAGGGGATACAACAGGAGTATTCCAATTAGAGTCTAAAGGCATGCGGGACGTCTTACGTAAACTTAGGCCATCGCATTTTGAAGATGTCATTGCTGTTAATGCTTTATATCGACCTGGTCCCAGCCAATTTATTAATGATTATATTCAAGCGAAACACGGCCATGTTTCTGTGAGTTATCCCCATCCGGATTTGGAACCGATTTTGAAGCCAACATATGGAGTGCTTATATACCAAGAGCAAATTATGCAAATAGCGGCAAAAATGGCTGGATTTTCATTAGGGGAAGCGGATGTTTTAAGAAGAGCAATTTCGAAAAAAAAGCGAGATATTCTTGAAGAGCAAAAAAAATATTTTGTCGAAGGTTGTATAAAAAAAGGTTACAATCAGGCTATTGCCGAAAGAATATATGAGTTGATTGTTCGATTTGCGGACTACGGGTTTAATCGATCTCATGCAGCGGCTTATAGTGTTATTGCTTACCGGCTGGCTTATTTAAAAACGCATTACCCACAATATTTTATGTCGGCGTTACTAACGAGTGTGATGAATCATCATGATAAGATCAGCAGCTACATCACTGAGTTTAAGAGTCAGGGTGTTGCGATTTTGCCACCATCTATCAATCGTAGTGAAGCGATGTTTAAGCCTGAGGGTAGTCATATCCGGTTTGGTTTAAATGGGATTAAAAATGTTGGACAAGCTGCTGTTCAAGAATTGATTGGTAAGCGTCAGTCGAAACCCTATGATAACTTATTTGATTTATGTGCACGTATTTCACTTAAGAAGGTTAATCGCCGGGCATTGGAATCATTTATTTTAGCAGGGGCTTTAGATGATTTAAATACAAATCGGGCTCAGCTATTGGCAACACTGGAGACGGCGATGACCTACGGTGAGCAGCGGCAAGGTGCGGCTGGTCAACAGGAGTTATTGATGGATTCGGATCATAGTGACGTTGACTATGTTGATGTTCCCCCGTTAAGTTCTAAGGAACAATTGAAGTTTGAGAAAGAAGCGACGGGCTTTTATTTAACGATGCACCCCGTGGAATTGTATAAGAAACAAATGGCAGGCCATCGGAGAGAAACCCTTAATCAGACATGGCAAACGGGTCAAGTATATCGCTTTGCGGTGCTTCTAGAGGAGCTACGCCAAATCAAAACGAAGCGGGGGAAAATGATGGCATTTGCCAACGTTAGTGATGAAACTGGGCAAATGGATGCTGTCATTTTTCCGGAAAGCTATGAATCTCATGTCAATATCTTTTATAATGGAGCGTTACTGTATATTGAAGGAACGCTTGAAGATCGGGGCCAGCAAAAACAATTAGTCATCAAAAAAGCTCAGTCACTGAAAAAACTACAGCCTAGCCAGCGGTTGTTTATTAAAGTTGATTATGCTCATCATGAATCCAGGTACTTGCAAGCCTTAAAAGAGTTTTTACAAAAAGAACATGGGAAGTGGCCGGTTGTTCTATACTATGAGACATCTAATCAATCCATCCAATTACCTGCGCAGTATCAAGTTAGTGAAGCCCAGGCATCGCTAGACTACATCAAACGTCTAATGGGCAATCATAATGTCATTTTACGCTAG